The following are from one region of the Cynocephalus volans isolate mCynVol1 chromosome 17, mCynVol1.pri, whole genome shotgun sequence genome:
- the RNF183 gene encoding E3 ubiquitin-protein ligase RNF183, translating to MAQQRGRELEAECPVCWNPFNNTFHTPKVLDCCHSFCLECLAHLSLVTPARRHLLCPLCRQPTVLASRQPVTDLPTDTAMLTLLRLEPHHVILEGHQLCLKDQPDSRYFLRQPQVYTLDLGPEPGSQTGPPQDMASATVPMPIPIPSHYSLRECFRNPQFRIFAYLMAVILSVILLLIFSIFWTKQFLWGVG from the coding sequence ATGGCTCAGCAGCGGGGCCGGGAGCTTGAGGCTGAGTGCCCTGTCTGCTGGAACCCCTTCAACAACACGTTCCACACCCCCAAAGTGCTGGACTGCTGTcactccttctgcctggaatgcctggCCCACCTCAGCCTGGTGACTCCTGCCCGGCGCCACTTGCTGTGCCCACTCTGTCGCCAGCCCACTGTGCTGGCCTCCAGGCAGCCCGTCACCGACTTGCCCACAGACACTGCCATGCTTACCCTGCTCCGCCTGGAGCCACACCACGTCATCCTGGAAGGCCATCAGCTCTGTCTCAAGGACCAGCCCGACAGCCGCTATTTCCTGCGCCAGCCTCAGGTCTACACGCTGGACCTAGGCCCCGAGCCTGGGAGCCAGACTGGGCCTCCCCAGGACATGGCCTCTGCCACTGTGCCTAtgcccatccccatccccagccaCTACTCTCTGAGGGAATGTTTCCGCAACCCTCAGTTCCGGATCTTTGCCTACCTGATGGCTGTCATCCTCAGTGTCATTCTGTTGCTCATCTTCTCCATCTTTTGGACAAAGCAGTTCCTTTGGGGTGTGGGTTGA
- the PRPF4 gene encoding U4/U6 small nuclear ribonucleoprotein Prp4 isoform X4, with the protein MASSRTSSTATKTKAPDDLVAPVVKKPHIYYGSLEEKERERLAKGESGILGKEGLKAGIEAGNINITSGEVFEIEEHISERQAEVLAEFERRKRARQINVSTDDSEVKACLRALGEPITLFGEGPAERRERLRNILSVVGTDALKKTKKDDEKSKKSKEEYQQTWYHEGPNSLKVARLWIANYSLPRAMKRLEEARLHKEIPETTRTSQMQELHKSLRSLNNFCSQIGDDRPISYCHFSPNSKMLATACWSGLCKLWSVPDCNLLHTLRGHNTNVGAIVFHPKSTVSLDQKDVNLASCAADGSVKLWSLDSDEPVADIEGHTVRVARVMWHPSGRFLGTTCYDRSWRLWDLEAQEEILHQEGHSMGVYDIAFHQDGSLAGTGGLDAFGRVWDLRTGRCIMFLEGHLKEIYGINFSPNGYHIATGSGDNTCKVWDLRQRRCIYTIPAHQNLVTGVKFEPIHGDFLLTGAYDNTAKIWTHPGWSPLKTLAGHEGKVMGLDISSDGQLIATCSYDRTFKLWMAE; encoded by the exons ATGGCTTCCTCTCGAACCTCCTCCACG GCGACCAAAACTAAAGCACCTGATGACTTAGTTGCTCCTGTTGTGAAGAAACCACACATCTACTATGGAAGTTtggaagagaaggagagggagcGTCTGGCCAAAGGAGAGTCTGGGATTTTGGGAAAAGAAGGACTTAAAGCAGGAATCGAAGCAGGAAATATTAATATAACCTCGG GAGAAGTGTTTGAAATTGAAGAACACATCAGTGAGCGACAGGCGGAAGTATTGGCTGAGTTTGAAAGAAGGAAGCGAGCCCGGCAAATCAATGTTTCCACCGATGACTCAGAGGTCAAGGCTTGCCTTAGAGCCTTGGGGGAACCTATCACACTTTTTGGAGAGGGCCCTGCggaaagaagagaaag GTTAAGAAATATCCTCTCAGTGGTCGGTACTGATGCcttaaaaaagaccaaaaaagatGATGAGAAATCTAAGAAGTCCAAAGAAGAG TATCAGCAAACCTGGTATCATGAAGGACCAAACAGCCTGAAGGTGGCTAGACTATGGATTGCTAATTATTCACTGCCCAG GGCAATGAAACGCTTAGAAGAGGCCCGTCTCCATAAAGAGATTCCTGAGACAACTAGGACTTCCCAGATGCAAGAGCTACACAAATCTCTCCGG tctttgaatAATTTCTGCAGTCAGATTGGGGATGATCGGCCTATCTCCTACTGTCACTTTAGTCCTAATTCCAAAATGCTGGCCACAGCTTGTTG GAGTGGGCTTTGCAAGCTCTGGTCTGTTCCTGATTGCAACCTCCTTCACACTCTTCGAG GCCATAACACAAATGTAGGAGCAATTGTATTCCACCCCAAATCCACTGTCTCCTTGGACCAAAAAGATGTCAACCTGGCTTCTTGTGCTGCTGATGGTTCTGTGAAGCTTTGGAGCCTTGACAG TGATGAACCTGTGGCAGATATTGAAGGCCATACAGTGCGTGTGGCTCGGGTAATGTGGCATCCATCAGGACGTTTCCTAGGCACCACCTG cTATGACCGTTCATGGCGCTTATGGGATTTGGAAGCTCAAGAGGAGATTCTGCATCAGGAAGGCCACAGCATGGGTGTGTATGACATTGCCTTCCATCAAGATGGCTCTTTGGCTGGCACTGG GGGACTGGATGCATTTGGTCGAGTTTGGGACCTACGCACAGGACGTTGTATCATGTTCCTAGAAGGCCACCTGAAGGAAATCTATGGAATAAATTTCTCTCCCAATGG ATACCACATTGCAACTGGCAGTGGCGACAACACCTGCAAAGTGTGGGATCTCCGGCAGCGGCGTTGCATCTACACCATCCCTGCCCATCAGAACTTAGTGACTGGTGTCAAGTTTGAGC CTATCCATGGGGACTTCTTGCTCACTGGTGCCTATGATAacacagccaagatatggacccaCCCAGGCTGGTCTCCACTGAAGACTCTGGCTGGCCACGAAGGCAAAGTGATGGGCCTAGACATTTCTTCCGATGGGCAGCTCATAGCCACTTGCTCATATGACAGGACCTTTAAGCTCTGGATGGCCGAATAG
- the PRPF4 gene encoding U4/U6 small nuclear ribonucleoprotein Prp4 isoform X3, translated as MASSRTSSTQATKTKAPDDLVAPVVKKPHIYYGSLEEKERERLAKGESGILGKEGLKAGIEAGNINITSGEVFEIEEHISERQAEVLAEFERRKRARQINVSTDDSEVKACLRALGEPITLFGEGPAERRERLRNILSVVGTDALKKTKKDDEKSKKSKEEYQQTWYHEGPNSLKVARLWIANYSLPRAMKRLEEARLHKEIPETTRTSQMQELHKSLRSLNNFCSQIGDDRPISYCHFSPNSKMLATACWSGLCKLWSVPDCNLLHTLRGHNTNVGAIVFHPKSTVSLDQKDVNLASCAADGSVKLWSLDSDEPVADIEGHTVRVARVMWHPSGRFLGTTCYDRSWRLWDLEAQEEILHQEGHSMGVYDIAFHQDGSLAGTGGLDAFGRVWDLRTGRCIMFLEGHLKEIYGINFSPNGYHIATGSGDNTCKVWDLRQRRCIYTIPAHQNLVTGVKFEPIHGDFLLTGAYDNTAKIWTHPGWSPLKTLAGHEGKVMGLDISSDGQLIATCSYDRTFKLWMAE; from the exons ATGGCTTCCTCTCGAACCTCCTCCACG CAGGCGACCAAAACTAAAGCACCTGATGACTTAGTTGCTCCTGTTGTGAAGAAACCACACATCTACTATGGAAGTTtggaagagaaggagagggagcGTCTGGCCAAAGGAGAGTCTGGGATTTTGGGAAAAGAAGGACTTAAAGCAGGAATCGAAGCAGGAAATATTAATATAACCTCGG GAGAAGTGTTTGAAATTGAAGAACACATCAGTGAGCGACAGGCGGAAGTATTGGCTGAGTTTGAAAGAAGGAAGCGAGCCCGGCAAATCAATGTTTCCACCGATGACTCAGAGGTCAAGGCTTGCCTTAGAGCCTTGGGGGAACCTATCACACTTTTTGGAGAGGGCCCTGCggaaagaagagaaag GTTAAGAAATATCCTCTCAGTGGTCGGTACTGATGCcttaaaaaagaccaaaaaagatGATGAGAAATCTAAGAAGTCCAAAGAAGAG TATCAGCAAACCTGGTATCATGAAGGACCAAACAGCCTGAAGGTGGCTAGACTATGGATTGCTAATTATTCACTGCCCAG GGCAATGAAACGCTTAGAAGAGGCCCGTCTCCATAAAGAGATTCCTGAGACAACTAGGACTTCCCAGATGCAAGAGCTACACAAATCTCTCCGG tctttgaatAATTTCTGCAGTCAGATTGGGGATGATCGGCCTATCTCCTACTGTCACTTTAGTCCTAATTCCAAAATGCTGGCCACAGCTTGTTG GAGTGGGCTTTGCAAGCTCTGGTCTGTTCCTGATTGCAACCTCCTTCACACTCTTCGAG GCCATAACACAAATGTAGGAGCAATTGTATTCCACCCCAAATCCACTGTCTCCTTGGACCAAAAAGATGTCAACCTGGCTTCTTGTGCTGCTGATGGTTCTGTGAAGCTTTGGAGCCTTGACAG TGATGAACCTGTGGCAGATATTGAAGGCCATACAGTGCGTGTGGCTCGGGTAATGTGGCATCCATCAGGACGTTTCCTAGGCACCACCTG cTATGACCGTTCATGGCGCTTATGGGATTTGGAAGCTCAAGAGGAGATTCTGCATCAGGAAGGCCACAGCATGGGTGTGTATGACATTGCCTTCCATCAAGATGGCTCTTTGGCTGGCACTGG GGGACTGGATGCATTTGGTCGAGTTTGGGACCTACGCACAGGACGTTGTATCATGTTCCTAGAAGGCCACCTGAAGGAAATCTATGGAATAAATTTCTCTCCCAATGG ATACCACATTGCAACTGGCAGTGGCGACAACACCTGCAAAGTGTGGGATCTCCGGCAGCGGCGTTGCATCTACACCATCCCTGCCCATCAGAACTTAGTGACTGGTGTCAAGTTTGAGC CTATCCATGGGGACTTCTTGCTCACTGGTGCCTATGATAacacagccaagatatggacccaCCCAGGCTGGTCTCCACTGAAGACTCTGGCTGGCCACGAAGGCAAAGTGATGGGCCTAGACATTTCTTCCGATGGGCAGCTCATAGCCACTTGCTCATATGACAGGACCTTTAAGCTCTGGATGGCCGAATAG
- the PRPF4 gene encoding U4/U6 small nuclear ribonucleoprotein Prp4 isoform X2: MASSRTSSTVQSSGSQLTAAGSAEWATKTKAPDDLVAPVVKKPHIYYGSLEEKERERLAKGESGILGKEGLKAGIEAGNINITSGEVFEIEEHISERQAEVLAEFERRKRARQINVSTDDSEVKACLRALGEPITLFGEGPAERRERLRNILSVVGTDALKKTKKDDEKSKKSKEEYQQTWYHEGPNSLKVARLWIANYSLPRAMKRLEEARLHKEIPETTRTSQMQELHKSLRSLNNFCSQIGDDRPISYCHFSPNSKMLATACWSGLCKLWSVPDCNLLHTLRGHNTNVGAIVFHPKSTVSLDQKDVNLASCAADGSVKLWSLDSDEPVADIEGHTVRVARVMWHPSGRFLGTTCYDRSWRLWDLEAQEEILHQEGHSMGVYDIAFHQDGSLAGTGGLDAFGRVWDLRTGRCIMFLEGHLKEIYGINFSPNGYHIATGSGDNTCKVWDLRQRRCIYTIPAHQNLVTGVKFEPIHGDFLLTGAYDNTAKIWTHPGWSPLKTLAGHEGKVMGLDISSDGQLIATCSYDRTFKLWMAE; the protein is encoded by the exons ATGGCTTCCTCTCGAACCTCCTCCACGGTACAGAGCTCGGGATCTCAGCTCACTGCGGCAGGGAGCGCGGAGTGG GCGACCAAAACTAAAGCACCTGATGACTTAGTTGCTCCTGTTGTGAAGAAACCACACATCTACTATGGAAGTTtggaagagaaggagagggagcGTCTGGCCAAAGGAGAGTCTGGGATTTTGGGAAAAGAAGGACTTAAAGCAGGAATCGAAGCAGGAAATATTAATATAACCTCGG GAGAAGTGTTTGAAATTGAAGAACACATCAGTGAGCGACAGGCGGAAGTATTGGCTGAGTTTGAAAGAAGGAAGCGAGCCCGGCAAATCAATGTTTCCACCGATGACTCAGAGGTCAAGGCTTGCCTTAGAGCCTTGGGGGAACCTATCACACTTTTTGGAGAGGGCCCTGCggaaagaagagaaag GTTAAGAAATATCCTCTCAGTGGTCGGTACTGATGCcttaaaaaagaccaaaaaagatGATGAGAAATCTAAGAAGTCCAAAGAAGAG TATCAGCAAACCTGGTATCATGAAGGACCAAACAGCCTGAAGGTGGCTAGACTATGGATTGCTAATTATTCACTGCCCAG GGCAATGAAACGCTTAGAAGAGGCCCGTCTCCATAAAGAGATTCCTGAGACAACTAGGACTTCCCAGATGCAAGAGCTACACAAATCTCTCCGG tctttgaatAATTTCTGCAGTCAGATTGGGGATGATCGGCCTATCTCCTACTGTCACTTTAGTCCTAATTCCAAAATGCTGGCCACAGCTTGTTG GAGTGGGCTTTGCAAGCTCTGGTCTGTTCCTGATTGCAACCTCCTTCACACTCTTCGAG GCCATAACACAAATGTAGGAGCAATTGTATTCCACCCCAAATCCACTGTCTCCTTGGACCAAAAAGATGTCAACCTGGCTTCTTGTGCTGCTGATGGTTCTGTGAAGCTTTGGAGCCTTGACAG TGATGAACCTGTGGCAGATATTGAAGGCCATACAGTGCGTGTGGCTCGGGTAATGTGGCATCCATCAGGACGTTTCCTAGGCACCACCTG cTATGACCGTTCATGGCGCTTATGGGATTTGGAAGCTCAAGAGGAGATTCTGCATCAGGAAGGCCACAGCATGGGTGTGTATGACATTGCCTTCCATCAAGATGGCTCTTTGGCTGGCACTGG GGGACTGGATGCATTTGGTCGAGTTTGGGACCTACGCACAGGACGTTGTATCATGTTCCTAGAAGGCCACCTGAAGGAAATCTATGGAATAAATTTCTCTCCCAATGG ATACCACATTGCAACTGGCAGTGGCGACAACACCTGCAAAGTGTGGGATCTCCGGCAGCGGCGTTGCATCTACACCATCCCTGCCCATCAGAACTTAGTGACTGGTGTCAAGTTTGAGC CTATCCATGGGGACTTCTTGCTCACTGGTGCCTATGATAacacagccaagatatggacccaCCCAGGCTGGTCTCCACTGAAGACTCTGGCTGGCCACGAAGGCAAAGTGATGGGCCTAGACATTTCTTCCGATGGGCAGCTCATAGCCACTTGCTCATATGACAGGACCTTTAAGCTCTGGATGGCCGAATAG
- the PRPF4 gene encoding U4/U6 small nuclear ribonucleoprotein Prp4 isoform X1: MASSRTSSTVQSSGSQLTAAGSAEWQATKTKAPDDLVAPVVKKPHIYYGSLEEKERERLAKGESGILGKEGLKAGIEAGNINITSGEVFEIEEHISERQAEVLAEFERRKRARQINVSTDDSEVKACLRALGEPITLFGEGPAERRERLRNILSVVGTDALKKTKKDDEKSKKSKEEYQQTWYHEGPNSLKVARLWIANYSLPRAMKRLEEARLHKEIPETTRTSQMQELHKSLRSLNNFCSQIGDDRPISYCHFSPNSKMLATACWSGLCKLWSVPDCNLLHTLRGHNTNVGAIVFHPKSTVSLDQKDVNLASCAADGSVKLWSLDSDEPVADIEGHTVRVARVMWHPSGRFLGTTCYDRSWRLWDLEAQEEILHQEGHSMGVYDIAFHQDGSLAGTGGLDAFGRVWDLRTGRCIMFLEGHLKEIYGINFSPNGYHIATGSGDNTCKVWDLRQRRCIYTIPAHQNLVTGVKFEPIHGDFLLTGAYDNTAKIWTHPGWSPLKTLAGHEGKVMGLDISSDGQLIATCSYDRTFKLWMAE, translated from the exons ATGGCTTCCTCTCGAACCTCCTCCACGGTACAGAGCTCGGGATCTCAGCTCACTGCGGCAGGGAGCGCGGAGTGG CAGGCGACCAAAACTAAAGCACCTGATGACTTAGTTGCTCCTGTTGTGAAGAAACCACACATCTACTATGGAAGTTtggaagagaaggagagggagcGTCTGGCCAAAGGAGAGTCTGGGATTTTGGGAAAAGAAGGACTTAAAGCAGGAATCGAAGCAGGAAATATTAATATAACCTCGG GAGAAGTGTTTGAAATTGAAGAACACATCAGTGAGCGACAGGCGGAAGTATTGGCTGAGTTTGAAAGAAGGAAGCGAGCCCGGCAAATCAATGTTTCCACCGATGACTCAGAGGTCAAGGCTTGCCTTAGAGCCTTGGGGGAACCTATCACACTTTTTGGAGAGGGCCCTGCggaaagaagagaaag GTTAAGAAATATCCTCTCAGTGGTCGGTACTGATGCcttaaaaaagaccaaaaaagatGATGAGAAATCTAAGAAGTCCAAAGAAGAG TATCAGCAAACCTGGTATCATGAAGGACCAAACAGCCTGAAGGTGGCTAGACTATGGATTGCTAATTATTCACTGCCCAG GGCAATGAAACGCTTAGAAGAGGCCCGTCTCCATAAAGAGATTCCTGAGACAACTAGGACTTCCCAGATGCAAGAGCTACACAAATCTCTCCGG tctttgaatAATTTCTGCAGTCAGATTGGGGATGATCGGCCTATCTCCTACTGTCACTTTAGTCCTAATTCCAAAATGCTGGCCACAGCTTGTTG GAGTGGGCTTTGCAAGCTCTGGTCTGTTCCTGATTGCAACCTCCTTCACACTCTTCGAG GCCATAACACAAATGTAGGAGCAATTGTATTCCACCCCAAATCCACTGTCTCCTTGGACCAAAAAGATGTCAACCTGGCTTCTTGTGCTGCTGATGGTTCTGTGAAGCTTTGGAGCCTTGACAG TGATGAACCTGTGGCAGATATTGAAGGCCATACAGTGCGTGTGGCTCGGGTAATGTGGCATCCATCAGGACGTTTCCTAGGCACCACCTG cTATGACCGTTCATGGCGCTTATGGGATTTGGAAGCTCAAGAGGAGATTCTGCATCAGGAAGGCCACAGCATGGGTGTGTATGACATTGCCTTCCATCAAGATGGCTCTTTGGCTGGCACTGG GGGACTGGATGCATTTGGTCGAGTTTGGGACCTACGCACAGGACGTTGTATCATGTTCCTAGAAGGCCACCTGAAGGAAATCTATGGAATAAATTTCTCTCCCAATGG ATACCACATTGCAACTGGCAGTGGCGACAACACCTGCAAAGTGTGGGATCTCCGGCAGCGGCGTTGCATCTACACCATCCCTGCCCATCAGAACTTAGTGACTGGTGTCAAGTTTGAGC CTATCCATGGGGACTTCTTGCTCACTGGTGCCTATGATAacacagccaagatatggacccaCCCAGGCTGGTCTCCACTGAAGACTCTGGCTGGCCACGAAGGCAAAGTGATGGGCCTAGACATTTCTTCCGATGGGCAGCTCATAGCCACTTGCTCATATGACAGGACCTTTAAGCTCTGGATGGCCGAATAG